The following nucleotide sequence is from Vicia villosa cultivar HV-30 ecotype Madison, WI unplaced genomic scaffold, Vvil1.0 ctg.001929F_1_1, whole genome shotgun sequence.
CTGATGGTTTTAACCTGGCTTTCTGTCAGAAATTTTGGCATATATGCGGTGATGATATTTTTACAGCAGCATCTAGTTGGCTTGTGCAAGGTTTTTTCCCTTCTTCGCTCAATGACACAAATATTTGTTTGACCCTTAAATTTCCTAAACCTCAAACAATGAAAGACCTGTGTCCTATTTCTTTGTGTAATGTAGCTTACAAGTTGGTTGCAAAATTGTTAGCTAACAGAATGAGGTGTTGTTTGGCTAAAtgtgtttctgaggagcaattgCGTTTGTTGAAAATTTGTCCATTTTAGATAATGCAATGATGGCTATTAAGATTATTCATGTTTTCAAACAAAAGACAAGGGGGAATAAAGCTCATATGGCGTTGAAGATTGATATTAGTAAGCTCGTATACAAGATTCTAGTGATGTTAAATCTCTTATTCTCGATGTTTGTAGTAGAGAAGATAGGAAGGATGCAGGGCGTTTTGCTATGATGGTAGAAGTGATTTGAAAGAACCGTAACAATATAGTATGGAATAATGAAACGGGGGTCTCTCTAGATTAGGCTTGCAAGCCTATTTTTATTGGCAAGATTGCCCATGATACTCATGAAAGGAATACTAATAATCAAATCTCTTTAGTGTGGTCTCCTCCAGTTGAAGGTTGGGTGAAGTGTAATGCTGATGCCGACTTCAACAGGACTCATCGTTCTACTAACAGAGGTTTGTATATTGTGATAACTTGGGTAGATTCATTACTGCAGGAATTGCTTGGGATATAGGTAGTATGCCATCTTTAGAAGTTGAGGCTTTAGCTTTGAAAGAAGCTGTTCAACATGTTGTTACCATGAATTTGGATTATGTGATATTCGAAAGCGACTTTCAAGTGGTAATTCAAGGCATTCATTCTACAGCTACTGGTTCGTCTGAGTTTAATTTTACTTCTTTCTATAAAGCATTTGTTAGCTTTtatttcaaactttgaggtaaagtttattAAACGCCAAACGAATATGGTTGTCGACTCGTTAGTTAAGGCGGTtaattcttggtctaggcgtagtaTCGTTTATGTTATTCCTCCTTGTATTGACTTTCATTTGATAAATGATATGAGTTAATTttgttcttataaaaaaaattaaattagctATTTTTTAAATTACAACGGCTagtttcaaataattcaaaatagtgataaaattaatttttaactaTATATACATAACTCACCCTTATATTACGGTTAGTTACTTTCCCCTTAatttttttggaaagctcaaaatCTATTTAGTTtaacaaaacattatttttaaaacttttaccGCCAAAATATCACTTTTAATTGTCACAATAATTtctattatcaattttttttcaaattttatattaaattttggaCAAAAGAACatgctaaaataaaattaaatagtaaTTTTTATTTGATCATGAGAGGAGCCAAAGATTATCACgttagactttttttttttagatcaagtaataataatcattaaaatCTCATACATACAATTGTTTCCGGTCTGATAATATCAATATCTGTAAATTGAGTTAGGTTTAGGGGCCACAGCCCACATTAGATTTTATTCAATTGTTGCAAAATCCTACTTTGCCATTTAATATGAGAGATTCTCACCCAGACACCCACATTTGATATTCCAATTCCCACTCAAATGTGCATTCATAAACTAACACATGATATTTCAATTCCCCTCAAATGTGCATTCATAAACTAATTTGGAATGATTTTTTCTCGAAAAGTTTTATCATCCACAAACACGTAAACCATTGTCATCACTGCACACTAACAATGACCTTTGATTGCTCTTGACCAAATTTATTAGAAAGACATTCGATACGTAGAGTCAATCGAACTATACTCTAAATaatatataagttttttttaaggGCAAAAAACACCACCCTAGAAGAACCTCCTCTGGATCTTCACTAAAGCCTTCTATACTTTCACAATCATCCTAATGAAATATAGGAAGAAAACAGAAATGGCATTGAGGACAAAATTCATGAGGACCACTCTGCTACTTAGGATAACATATCTATGATGTGAAGAATTAAACCTTTTCGATCTGCAACTTATTGACAATGACAAGAGGATCCCAAGTGGAATTCAACCAAGAGTTTACCCCCACTAGCGATCCTAGATATCTAAAATAGAGACTAGATCCTACAATGAATAAAATCCTTAACTAGATATAAGGAGGAATCTAAATTTATCCCAATCAAACTACTTCTATGAAAATTAACTCGAGACCTTAAGCTTGCTTAAAACCCAAGAATAGTTTTAATTGTCCACAGATTTTCGACTAAAATCTaagtaaaaattacaaattacGGTATTTTAGGTCATATAAGTTCTCTCATTTATATACTACTGTTGAATCATTTTTACTTTTCTAAGTGGTCCTTAAAAAGACTTTCGATAGCTAGGGTGATGGATCAAACTAGACTCTAAAAATATTTAAGTTCTCTCATTTATAATGTGAATTTCTTACCTATCGTTCGTGCTAATTGCAGAAAATTAaaacacaatccatacatgcaccgataataagaagaaaaaaccTGTTGAAATGAATTGGTAACCAGATTTTACCATAAATATTATGAAACCGAGGACAAAATATTGTCAAAAATATTAAGTATCTAGGTCGAACCTATAAACCAAAGTAGCAATAACTCGATACATCCCCAAACTATAATAACCACATCTCCAAAATACTAAGCAAAATAGGAGAATGGGCACTAAATATTAAACTATAAAAAACTGCATAAAATTGAAATCTCCTTCATCAAGCAAATCCAGACACCAAAATCTCTTACTGCTGCTTGCACTCTGCTGGCCTTTCACCCTGCTGACCATCGCCGGACTGTGCTATCCCGCCCttctgaaaacataaaataaaattaaaacgaGGAATTAACACTTCGTAATTTCAACTAATAAAAGAGAGTTTCGTTAAAAAGAGATTGTTGCTATCACTTTTCTTAGAGACAATGTTAACTAAAGGGTATCAAGCAAACAAATTCTTCGAAAGTTAAGATATCATACCTTAGTTATTGATGACTGCAGCAACATTCCGAAGGAAATTAACACCAAAGGACAAGCGAAAAACAACCATGTTAATTCAAGTTCAAacttcaaatttataaaataaaaataagtaaattaaaCAAACATTTCATCAATTCAAATAATTAAGATTATACCTTCTTTTCCGACTCAGTCCCATCCTCAGATTCCTCATCATCAtcgtcttcatcatcatcatcgtcttcATCCATATCATAGTCATCGTCGTCATCGTCAGTGTCATCATCACCATCTCCTGCCTCCCCAGTAAACCATGAAACAGCATGGGGGATGATCTTGTCTCGGATAGTTGACCTAACAAgtataaaaaattgtatttaagtaTAGAATCAAGATTACAAGGAGCAAAAACAGTTACGTTTGAACAGTACAGAAATTAGCTTACCCGATGTCATAGTCCAGTTCCATTTCATTCTGAAGATCCTCAGCCTGtttaaatattgaaaataaaatcgtTCAAAAAAATATAGTATTTCATATTTGTATTTGCAATGAGTTTATATAGAAAGCATGTCATACCACTTCTTCATCAAGGACCACTTCATCTTCGGGGACTTCTGGTGGACTGAAAAAGTTGAAGAAGCTATCACAGGTTTCAGTTTTTGTAATTGGTTTTGCATTCTTCGAGCCCTTCTTTGACTTCTTTGTCAAAGTCTGCTCGGTTAAACGTTTTCCGGGTAACCAATTTATTTCCGTCCTATAAAAAAATGCAGCAAACAAACCTTATTCATGATCGTAAACTATGGAAAATAGATTGCATAATAGCATCGGGTAAAAACGACCAGCTTACCCAATAGCCCTCTCCAATATGGGCTCGTCCTCGTCCACCATGTTATAAGTTTTTGTCAGGACTGTGTTTGAAAAATAAGGATTGATATCGAAAAAGAACTCGAGCTTGAATCCTTTTCGGTCTTGAAGCTTCGACCACTTGATGTCTTTTAGATAGGTCAGAGCTTCCTCATCACGCTCCGTAATCTAATTCAAAATGAAGCAATGAAAAGATCATTACAAAATGAGTGACTTTATGATTATAAAAAATCAAACATTAAAGTGTAAAAAAAGTTAACAATTGAACACTTTTGGCAACTTACCTCTTCAGCTATCACATCATTATTTTGCAAAGCAATGAGCCAGAAAGATGGCACCCCTTTCTCTACATAAGTCACAGGAAAATAGGTAAAGTCGAGAATTGAAACAATAAATTGTGTAAGGTGTCAATTTCAACGGGAAAATTGGTAAAGTCGAGAATTTGAAACAATAAAAGTGTAAGGTATCGATTTCTAGTTAATACCTTCAACAGCAGTTTCAGTTGGTACCGCTGCCACTTCAGCAACACCATTCACAATTTCATAGCGCTGCATTCATTAACAAATAAACTTAGTGATAAAGATACCATACAAATTAAACCCAATAACTTTAAACATGAATAATTGAAAAATCAATAACCAGGATCCTCGGGATACCTTAGCATACAATGGTTGATAGAAAGTTTGGTATTTGGCTTCAAGAGCTGCTCTCTCTTCCAAAAACTTTGCCTCCAGTTCATTATGTGCACTCTGTACAgtcatcaatcaagatcagaaGCCAGTATTACGAAGAACTCATAAGAGCAATTCATATTCATTGTTATAAAAAAAGCTAAtgacaagaaaaaataaaattaccaTAAGATTAGATACAAACTATAAGAGCAATTGACAGATTCATTATACTCAGAACACAATTTTTACAGTAAAAGAATTTAGTCGGAATAATGATTCGCTAAGCAAAAGAAAGCCTCGGCGTAACAGTTGGAGGTGAAACGATGTGCCGTGAGGATCACTGTTGGAGTCATGCAATAAGCCTCTTAAAAATACTACAAAAGACAACTATCATAAATACGAAATGGATCCAACCCTTCTTAAATGCAGCCATGACAAGAGATCTATCAAACTGAATTATCATAAATGATACAGATCAAGTAATAACACAACACAGAAGAAAAATCTAAACACCAAAAAGGAATTGAAGCATCATAATAACTAGTTAACTATAAAATTTAGGGAATATACCTGAATCTGTCTGAGAACCTCGACACGCTTCCTGACAATGGGAGATAGTGAAAGACTCCCAAGAACATCTAAGGGCTGCCCATTCAAACCCTATatcaaggcagaaaataaacataACCGATAACTCAAACCAATCATGAAAACAAAAAACACTAAAAATGATAATTGACCTTCAAAAGCATGGATCAATTAATCACAATATAAAAGATAACAATAAAGCACGaaacttacaaaaaaaattaatgaaaaaaatacaaGGGTTTATAATTGAAGCAGGAAGAGAAATTCAAATTGAATAATTGAGCATCTAAATTGaactagaaaaaaaaaaaactactttgaaaaataataaatcaaacaaatcatcaaatcaaaAAGCCAAAACATGAACATTGATTATCAAATCAAGAGTTCCATTAAAACATATATTAATTAACAGTAAATCATGAAGctttacaaaagaaaaaaaacaaaagggaTTATAATtgaagcaaaaagatcaaaacgAATTGAGTAAAACCAATCATCAACCGAATTCaactagaagaaaaaaaaaccacTTGATCATTAATAATCAAAACCATTCTTTAAAACCAATCATGAAAACATAAAAATTGATAATCAAATTAAGAGTTCGATAAAAACTAACTAGATAATTAGAACTAAAAATCACAACCGCTATAACTGAAGTAAAAAGATAAATTCAAATTGAGAAGTAACTAGCAAAGAGACAATTCAAAACCTGAATAGCGTTAAATAATTGGGCACGACCATCATCGTTGAGAGCTGCAAAGGaaaatcaaaattcaacaaaCAAAGAATTGCATGTATAAAACATGATAGAAAGAGATTGATGAAAAGGAGAGTGAGACTGAGAATTGGCACCAGAAGAGAGATCTGCTACGCTGAAAACTTGCTTCTGGTCGTTGCTCATTGTGGAGAGAGAGAGGGAACAAGAAGAAGCAAAGAAGCAGAGAGAGTGCGGAGAAATTGTTTGATTTTCGAGCGGCTATATCTCTAATCCGTTCTGTCTCCCTCCTTTTAAACACAAAAAAGTGTTCtccctcttttcttttttttgattttttttattattattttagtatttttattattatttaaacatATTTGTAGGGTttcttattttttaatgatttttttctttttatttcattttttattattattttaaatttcttgctAACGAGTGCCCTCAGGACACCCTTTAAGcaactaaataaagaaaatattctttataaaatcaTGATATCAATTTCTAATTCATTGAATGcacgaatttttaaaaaaaaacttaccactttaatcacttaaaaagCGCTCAAAAGGCACTGGTTAGTTTTTcccttattttaataatttagtagagaatatttttttaattaattttttcatttatatttgattttttattattattttaaattatatgtagagtttttttatctattttattagttttttatttttatttgattttatattattatattaggaAAAAAAGATATGTTCTGACagtgtaaaacaattttacacaATCAACCAATGACGATcatgaatcaggacaagtcaGACTGAAAATTTAAAAAACGTATATAACATGATAGAATGTTATATTCTAATTGGATGAcaatgtaaaacttttttacattgTCGGGTGCATAATCATTAAAGTCATTATATTAACCTATTTGTAGGATATCCTTGTTTTTTAtgatctttttctttttatatttaaatttcgcCTACCACATATATTTCATTTGCATGgtaaattttaatgatttttcgACTAAAAGAactaattttgattttgattaaaagtaaatttataataatttttgaatatatctattaaaaaataataaaatactaaattttaatgtaaaatatTATGTTTCACTAAAAAAATTGAGTTATAGCTTAAAAGTTAGaatcaattcaaaaaaaaaaaagtattctaCTTGAGATTAATCAAAAACATCCCAatcattttatatattaaaagttaattttaaatGTGAAATCAAACCTTAAAATTgaccaataaaataatttaattagaaaAATGAACCATTTCATGTATCTAGATTTTcaactaaaattaattaattattattatttaattatattatattttaacgaTAGTCATTTACATTGTTAAAATATAgtttaattgaaattattttgatGGAGAATCTTGAATTCAAACTTATGCCACTCACCATATTTTTCATTATattcaaaacattaaaaaaaatataaaatatttttaaaattttattatttttatttaaaatgttaatacactctctctctctctatatatatatatatatatatatatatatatatatatatatatatatatatatatatatatatatatatatatatataggtactAGGATatcaatcttttattttttttacttaattgaCTATTTTTCTTAAGTTttatattcaatttttaaaaatataatattattcattatttattataaaagttTATTGCATCATTTTTTACAACTGTCTCCATTGAGATGAAAAAGTATATCCCCTACAAATGTAAATGCTTTCCAGTTGTCCTTTTTTTGTTTaagctttaaaaaaaattagtaatagCTAGTTAAGTCATCCGTATGTTTCTTAGACTATTTACAATGGTTTTCAAATTCAACACTCtacttttttactttttatactccacatcatcttctctctcttccacctaataattcaacacacattcaacttttactcactacaatagttttgtttaataaaattcaacaccctaccccactacttttattttatattcttattttcttttatatttttgttttatgattatatattaaaattaattatatattaatattattatcaattgaaattataaaaaatgatgaattttaatattattaattatatattaatattattatcaattgaaattatgaaaaattatgaaaaaagtgaaattttttggtgtgtccaaatcaaatgaaccaagtctctatttatagacaaaaaaaaaatgatgaattttggtgaaaataaaaataaataaaaaatttatttactataaaataaagggttaatagtaattcaaccccctgtaatgttagcgaattttgcttttcccccctccctgccttttggcaacggttttttcaaaaaaaacgttgccaaaacctgcctttggcaacggtagggggtaaaccgaaacacgctcatattacagggggtaaacaactattaaccctaaaataaatgacattaaataattatcatgaaataaaaatataaacactcACAACAACCAATAGTAATTTGCCAAAAATATTATGTGGCCCCACTAATTTCTCATTgaacatgttgaatgttttcaacactaaataatccacatcactttcaacatatgattcaacacaccattgtatcaattcaactattaaaaaaaaaaattcaacacctCCATTATAAATAGTCTTAGTTATAGTTATAGCAGTCAAAATAGATATATGAGCGGTCTCACAAACCCAAAAAATTATACAACTTGAGTTTTAAAATTAAAGTCTACATTCTTTAGGACTTTATTAGCCCAATTTTAAAAAGTCGGTTATCCTAGTTTATATAAACCGTAGGTATTTCATTATGTtcacataattataaatttaaaataatatatattaatatattaatattcataTTTTCTTACTTTAAAATAACACATTAATTTCatctcactaaattttatctcttttattcaatcattctcttttaaatattacatATTATATAATCATCATCCTTTCAacgtattatattaatttttctctgatgttaaatattcaagtatcattttttacaatttagacatatattatatttagaaacactttatagtatttataagagatagtATAGTACTTACTAGGGCTAGCAAAACGGGTCGGCCGCTCGTCCCTGTCCCACCTTAGACCCGCTAAAAAAAGAGCGGGGTGGGCAAGTTCGTCGcatgaaatgggcataaaaattaTATCCGTCCTGctaagatggcgggttggcggacgGCGGGCTTAAccgcctattttttatttatactttttgcattttatttatagattaataaactttttttaccttacaattaaatttttcacttattttttagaataattttttataaaaatttctttttaacaAAGTTTACTTAAAAAatgtttataattaaatatataaaataaaaccatttagaattgaaattactaaaattaattttaaaaaggcaGACTTAAGTCGATACATATTGAACGAATAAGCGATGCAGACTTTGGCGGAACGAGCTTTGGCGGGCCAAAGATTCCCCCCAACCCACCAATTTATACTTtcaaatgtattatgtttaaaaataataacgtCTTCTCTATTCTATCTTTTCTAACATATTTATTTAGGAGACCAGGATATACAATGGTACATTACAAtatgattttatattaaaaattaaaaatatttaattatttaatgattgtaattataatttaatagcaATGTAAGAAAATTTTAcactaatataaattttaaattaattatattattatttttaatttattgagaTTATTActaaatttaaaaatgatatacaaATCtattaataaccctaaaaaaggATATAATTCTATTAAAAAGAATAAATGCTGATATCGgatatcattttaaaaaattttccAATTCTAATATTCTTTTTTGGCTACAATTttctatttaaataataatataaatgtttAATATTTAACTTTACTCTGTAGTATTGCCAATTTGCCAATAAAAACGTATTTCCTTTTATCCACGTTGCCTTATATGGTTGCTTCTTAAtctgttttatttcttttttaataatatttattttttaaaaaattatttgtttttaaaattatattttattaaaaaaaataatacagattaaaaattattatattattaacttCAATAATAATTTTCACAATATGTCCTAGGTGAAATTTAAGTATGTGTTTTGAAATCATAAACTCAAAATGCAAATGGTCTCTTAgacatcataaacatatctaAAAAAATTTACTTAATTAACACTGGAAATTTCTTCATACATTTTTTAAGTGAGGCACAAAATTGATATCACATATCAAATGATGCTTCCAGATAATacttttataaagaaaaataattagaaatatttttcttttaatatattttatgctTAAATTTATCAGGGATCCTTATAAATATGTGACCCTGCATTTTAAGTCTCTATAAAAATTTTCTTCGAATTATGGTTCCTGTAAAATTCGACGTCCACATAAATGGTTCCTGTCGTTAGTTTCCACTAACGGATGATGACGTGGCTTGTCAAGTGTGTTTTATTTATGTGACAAGTAGGAAAACGTTTATAATAAtgttatttgttttatatttaagtgaaAATACACAACCCTAATATCATATCCTTATTTCTTGTTTGCGCCCAAATCgattttcatcacattcttcTTCGTCATTGTtcttcttcatcattcttcatcgTGCTCAGCAGTTATACAGCAATGTatatcatcttcttcaattaGAAACAAATCGGTATCAGTTCAGTCAACAAGTGTGAGCAATGGtcaatggagaatgtgtgtttgcaatcttcttataattttgtatCGTTGCAAGAACGATCCTAATCGAGGGAGACTCTTCGGAGATGTCTCTTTTGGCAAAGCAAGGAAACGTGCAATCTCTTCGGATGGGATGATGATATAGGAACAGGGCACGATATAATCGAGACTTTAGATGAAGAATGGAGAAATGATTCAACCAAGATGAGGGAGATGCAATCTGTTGAAACACATTGAAGGAGTTGTATAAGTCAGCGATGAAGAAGAACGTGGAATTGCAGATCCAGTTGAAGTCAGATGGCTTTTGTGGAAAGATGAAGATAATTTGCCTTATTTTTTCGTTCATGGTCAATTTGTACTTGTTAGGGAAATGTAAAAGTTGAAGGTTTATGGTATAATTGTTGTGTTTTGTTAGTGTTTACCATAACCTGTGATTTGTACTTGTTTCTGAAACGTAATACAATGTTATTGTTT
It contains:
- the LOC131637139 gene encoding nucleosome assembly protein 1;3-like isoform X1, translated to MSNDQKQVFSVADLSSALNDDGRAQLFNAIQGLNGQPLDVLGSLSLSPIVRKRVEVLRQIQSAHNELEAKFLEERAALEAKYQTFYQPLYAKRYEIVNGVAEVAAVPTETAVEEKGVPSFWLIALQNNDVIAEEITERDEEALTYLKDIKWSKLQDRKGFKLEFFFDINPYFSNTVLTKTYNMVDEDEPILERAIGTEINWLPGKRLTEQTLTKKSKKGSKNAKPITKTETCDSFFNFFSPPEVPEDEVVLDEEVAEDLQNEMELDYDIGSTIRDKIIPHAVSWFTGEAGDGDDDTDDDDDDYDMDEDDDDDEDDDDEESEDGTESEKKSSITKKGGIAQSGDGQQGERPAECKQQ
- the LOC131637139 gene encoding nucleosome assembly protein 1;3-like isoform X2 codes for the protein MSNDQKQVFSVADLSSALNDDGRAQLFNAIQGLNGQPLDVLGSLSLSPIVRKRVEVLRQIQSAHNELEAKFLEERAALEAKYQTFYQPLYAKRYEIVNGVAEVAAVPTETAVEEKGVPSFWLIALQNNDVIAEEITERDEEALTYLKDIKWSKLQDRKGFKLEFFFDINPYFSNTVLTKTYNMVDEDEPILERAIGTEINWLPGKRLTEQTLTKKSKKGSKNAKPITKTETCDSFFNFFSPPEVPEDEVVLDEEVAEDLQNEMELDYDIGSTIRDKIIPHAVSWFTGEAGDGDDDTDDDDDDYDMDEDDDDDEDDDDEESEDGTESEKKNVAAVINN
- the LOC131637140 gene encoding uncharacterized protein LOC131637140 is translated as MAIKIIHVFKQKTRGNKAHMALKIDISKLACKPIFIGKIAHDTHERNTNNQISLVWSPPVEGWVKCNADADFNRTHRSTNRGIAWDIGSMPSLEVEALALKEAVQHVVTMNLDYVIFESDFQVVIQGIHSTATGSSEFNFTSFYKAFVSFYFKL